Below is a window of Cryobacterium sp. PAMC25264 DNA.
AGGCAGGACACATGGGACCTTCGTCAACCAGCGACCCCGAGAGCACAAGCGCGCCCGCGACCTCGGCCAAGGACAACGCCGCCCAGAAGCTGCTGCGGGTGCTCGAGGCCGTCTCGAACCCCGGCGACGCCCACCGGCTCAGCGACCTGGTCAAGGAGACCGGGCTCGCCAAGACCAGCGTGTTCCGTCTCCTGTCGGAACTGATCGATAGCGGGTACGTGGCCCGCCGGCCCGACGGAAGCTACGCGCCCGGGCGGGCGTTCCGCCTGCTCGCCCTCAAGCTCACGGCCGCGCCCGACGACTCAGACCTGATCGGTGACCGGCTGCGGCGTCTGCAGGCTGACGTGCACAGCACCATCCACTTCGCGCTGCGCACCGGCGACTACGCCACCTACGTGGAGAAGATCGAGGATACGGCCCAGCCCATCCAGATCGCCTCCCGGGTGGGCGCGCAGATTCCGCTGCACTCCACCGCCATCGGCA
It encodes the following:
- a CDS encoding IclR family transcriptional regulator, translating into MGPSSTSDPESTSAPATSAKDNAAQKLLRVLEAVSNPGDAHRLSDLVKETGLAKTSVFRLLSELIDSGYVARRPDGSYAPGRAFRLLALKLTAAPDDSDLIGDRLRRLQADVHSTIHFALRTGDYATYVEKIEDTAQPIQIASRVGAQIPLHSTAIGKAILAHLPESEVRSYATRTGLHTRTEYTITDVAGLLADGRLVRNRGFSIDDQENEEHIRCMAVPVFDTQQHLIGGIGITTIAPLVPREKLEAYAPLLMTAARDVMTLL